Proteins co-encoded in one Sulfurospirillum arsenophilum NBRC 109478 genomic window:
- a CDS encoding ATP-dependent Clp protease ATP-binding subunit: MNSLFEQLTNQMREAIESAISLALHSKNSEATPLHVTWGLLTNSASILNQVFNKMNIDKSAIELEIKSEVQKLPTASHVTKENISISRALVESLQKAEGLMKQKGDSYLSVDTWLLANIDSDPLKKILGKYLDLLQFKKNLEALRGGKKIDKQSADENLESLEKYGINLTKLASEGKLDPVIGRDEEIQRMMQILIRKSKNNPILIGEPGTGKTAIAEGLALRIAHNDVPLSLQNKSVVALDMSSLIAGAKYRGEFEDRLKAVIDEVKKSGNIILFIDEIHTIIGAGASEGSMDAANILKPALARGELHTIGATTLKEYRKYFEKDAALQRRFQPVTVNEPSINEALQILRGIKESLEAHHHVTIMDSALIAAAKLSSRYISDRFLPDKAIDLIDEAAAELKMQIESEPTELSRIKRSIGTLMVEKEALLMEKNKKNDERLHVIEKELGDAKEKMRSLEVQFETEKSVFNDIAAIKTESEALRREAETAKKNSEFNKAAEIEYGKLPELVKQEEDLKAKWEKMVESGTLLKNSVDEEMIATIVSKWTGIPVNKMLQGEKAKVLAVEEHLKKEVVGQDAAIKAIGRAIKRNKAGLSEQNKPIGSFLFLGPTGVGKTQSAKALANFLFDTTKALIRFDMSEYMEKHSVSRLVGAPPGYVGYDEGGQLTEAVRRKPYSVVLFDEIEKAHPDVFNILLQVLDEGRLTDNKGVTVDFKNTIIILTSNIASAKIMEFEGEKRTEEVMKELRGHFKPEFLNRLDDIIIFNPLNEDGLREIVSIMFKDIETKLAAKEIKAELSKSAKSLIAEAGFDPVYGARPLKRALYELVEDKLAELILEEKLHEGESIIIDAKDGEIVINKR, from the coding sequence ATGAACTCACTTTTTGAACAGTTGACCAACCAAATGCGAGAAGCGATAGAGAGCGCTATTAGCCTTGCACTGCATTCTAAAAATTCTGAAGCAACGCCTTTACATGTAACGTGGGGACTTCTTACCAATTCAGCTTCTATTCTCAATCAAGTCTTTAATAAAATGAACATTGATAAGAGCGCGATAGAACTTGAAATTAAAAGTGAAGTCCAAAAATTACCAACAGCTTCGCATGTCACTAAGGAGAATATCTCTATTTCGCGTGCTCTTGTAGAGTCCTTGCAAAAAGCAGAAGGGCTGATGAAACAAAAAGGCGATAGTTACCTTTCTGTTGATACATGGTTGCTTGCCAATATCGATAGTGATCCATTGAAAAAGATTCTGGGTAAATACCTTGATCTTTTACAGTTTAAGAAAAACCTTGAAGCGCTTCGAGGTGGTAAAAAAATTGACAAACAAAGTGCCGATGAAAACCTTGAATCACTTGAAAAATACGGTATTAATTTAACTAAATTAGCAAGCGAAGGCAAACTTGATCCTGTCATCGGACGTGATGAAGAGATTCAACGTATGATGCAAATTTTGATTCGAAAGAGCAAAAACAATCCTATTCTGATCGGTGAACCAGGAACTGGTAAAACAGCGATTGCAGAAGGCTTAGCACTTAGAATTGCACACAATGATGTGCCTCTAAGCCTTCAAAACAAAAGTGTCGTCGCGTTGGATATGAGCTCATTGATCGCGGGTGCGAAGTACCGTGGTGAGTTTGAGGACAGACTTAAGGCGGTGATTGATGAAGTGAAAAAAAGTGGCAATATTATTCTTTTTATCGATGAAATTCACACCATTATTGGTGCGGGGGCAAGTGAGGGCAGTATGGACGCTGCAAATATTCTCAAACCTGCGCTTGCACGTGGAGAGCTTCATACCATAGGTGCCACAACGCTGAAAGAGTACCGAAAATACTTCGAAAAAGATGCAGCGTTACAACGACGTTTTCAGCCTGTAACGGTGAATGAGCCTAGCATCAACGAAGCATTACAAATTTTACGGGGTATTAAAGAAAGCCTTGAAGCGCATCATCATGTTACGATCATGGACTCAGCACTCATTGCAGCAGCAAAACTAAGTTCACGTTACATCAGTGATCGTTTTTTACCAGATAAAGCGATTGACCTTATCGATGAGGCTGCTGCAGAACTTAAGATGCAAATCGAGAGCGAACCCACAGAGCTTAGCCGCATCAAAAGATCTATTGGTACTTTGATGGTTGAAAAAGAAGCGCTTTTGATGGAAAAAAACAAAAAGAACGATGAACGGTTACATGTCATTGAAAAAGAGTTAGGTGATGCCAAAGAGAAGATGCGCTCTTTAGAAGTTCAGTTTGAAACAGAAAAGAGTGTCTTTAATGATATTGCTGCAATTAAAACAGAGTCAGAAGCTTTGCGACGTGAAGCAGAGACAGCTAAGAAAAACAGTGAGTTTAACAAAGCCGCTGAGATAGAGTATGGTAAGTTACCTGAGCTTGTAAAGCAAGAGGAAGACCTTAAAGCCAAGTGGGAGAAAATGGTTGAGAGCGGAACACTGCTTAAAAATAGTGTTGATGAAGAGATGATCGCGACTATTGTGAGCAAATGGACAGGCATTCCTGTTAATAAAATGCTGCAAGGCGAGAAAGCGAAAGTGTTAGCGGTTGAGGAACATCTTAAAAAAGAGGTTGTGGGACAAGATGCTGCCATTAAAGCGATAGGTCGAGCGATTAAGCGCAATAAAGCAGGACTTAGTGAGCAAAATAAACCTATTGGTAGTTTCCTCTTTTTAGGACCAACAGGTGTGGGTAAAACCCAAAGTGCCAAAGCACTGGCGAACTTCTTGTTTGACACAACCAAAGCGCTGATTCGTTTTGATATGAGTGAATACATGGAAAAACACTCCGTCAGTCGTTTAGTTGGTGCACCTCCAGGTTATGTCGGTTACGATGAAGGTGGGCAACTGACCGAAGCGGTTAGAAGAAAACCGTACAGTGTTGTACTTTTTGATGAGATTGAAAAAGCGCATCCTGATGTCTTTAACATCTTATTACAAGTGCTTGATGAAGGGCGTTTGACGGACAATAAAGGTGTTACGGTTGATTTTAAAAACACCATTATTATTTTAACGTCCAACATTGCAAGTGCGAAGATTATGGAATTTGAGGGTGAAAAACGTACCGAAGAGGTTATGAAAGAACTTCGCGGTCACTTTAAACCAGAATTTCTGAATCGCCTAGATGACATCATTATCTTTAATCCACTCAATGAAGATGGCTTACGTGAGATTGTGAGCATTATGTTTAAAGATATTGAGACGAAGTTGGCTGCAAAAGAGATCAAAGCGGAGCTTTCAAAATCGGCTAAGTCTTTGATAGCCGAAGCTGGATTTGACCCAGTGTATGGTGCCCGTCCACTTAAACGCGCTTTGTATGAACTTGTTGAAGATAAATTGGCTGAGCTCATTTTGGAAGAGAAATTGCATGAAGGTGAGAGCATCATCATCGATGCCAAAGATGGCGAGATTGTGATCAACAAACGCTAA
- the purQ gene encoding phosphoribosylformylglycinamidine synthase subunit PurQ, whose translation MLVAVAVFPGTNCEIDTKYAFEKLGQDVVLVFHKEEKLPEGTDLVVLPGGFSYGDYLRSAAIAKFSPIMKAVIEFANKGGKVLGICNGFQMLVEARLLPGAMKRNENVHFISQFHHLKVINNDNTFLQKCAIGELLNVPIAHGEGSFYIDDAGLKELYANKQVLLTYCDDKGDIKNPNGSVDSIAGICNKAKNVFGLMPHPERAIEKILGSDDGVKMLEGFIN comes from the coding sequence ATGCTAGTAGCCGTTGCTGTATTTCCAGGAACAAACTGTGAAATCGACACCAAATATGCTTTTGAAAAACTAGGGCAAGATGTTGTCCTTGTTTTTCATAAAGAAGAAAAATTACCAGAAGGTACCGACTTAGTTGTTCTTCCAGGTGGTTTTAGCTATGGCGATTACTTAAGAAGTGCTGCTATTGCTAAATTTTCTCCTATCATGAAAGCAGTCATCGAGTTTGCAAATAAAGGTGGAAAAGTGCTTGGTATCTGTAATGGTTTCCAAATGCTTGTTGAAGCACGCTTACTTCCAGGTGCTATGAAACGCAATGAAAATGTTCACTTCATCTCCCAGTTTCATCACCTCAAAGTCATCAATAATGACAATACTTTTTTACAAAAATGCGCTATTGGTGAGCTTTTGAATGTGCCTATCGCTCATGGTGAGGGAAGCTTTTATATTGATGATGCAGGGCTTAAAGAACTGTATGCCAATAAACAAGTCCTTCTTACTTATTGTGACGACAAAGGTGACATTAAAAATCCTAATGGATCTGTTGATTCCATTGCTGGTATTTGCAATAAAGCAAAAAATGTCTTTGGCCTTATGCCACACCCTGAACGTGCCATTGAGAAAATTTTAGGCTCTGATGATGGCGTGAAAATGCTTGAGGGTTTTATAAACTAA
- the rraA gene encoding ribonuclease E activity regulator RraA, which translates to MKFYTADLCDKYPENIQVLDPILKSYGGSKRVMGQIVTVKLSGSNKTLVELLKSEGKGQIAVVDVDAKYTAVVGDNLMKFAHENNWAGIIINGYVRDTKNTKEIDVALFALGTCPKKTMEACEGSLHVKVIFGGVSFNEGDYLYADRDGIIVSETPLEM; encoded by the coding sequence ATGAAATTTTACACGGCAGACCTATGTGATAAATACCCTGAAAATATTCAGGTACTTGACCCCATCCTAAAATCATATGGCGGTTCCAAACGTGTTATGGGACAAATCGTCACCGTTAAACTCTCGGGAAGTAACAAAACACTCGTCGAGCTTCTTAAAAGTGAAGGAAAAGGTCAAATAGCGGTCGTGGATGTCGATGCCAAATACACCGCTGTGGTGGGTGATAACCTCATGAAATTTGCTCACGAGAACAACTGGGCAGGCATTATCATCAACGGCTATGTGCGAGATACTAAAAATACGAAAGAGATTGATGTCGCTCTTTTTGCCCTTGGAACCTGTCCTAAAAAGACGATGGAAGCCTGCGAAGGATCTTTACATGTAAAGGTAATTTTTGGAGGTGTTAGCTTTAACGAAGGCGATTATCTTTATGCTGATCGCGATGGTATTATTGTGAGCGAGACTCCATTGGAGATGTAA
- the glmS gene encoding methylaspartate mutase subunit S, translating to MKVVTGVVGNDIHVVANRLIDISLQARGFEVFNLGVNTSLEEFIDAVVETDADILLISSLNGEAEGWCRDLQFLRSEYDLKDVIFVIGGNLAVGEAAQSDIVPKYKSYGFDLVFHQIDLNTGLDEIERFVKERA from the coding sequence ATGAAAGTAGTCACAGGTGTGGTGGGTAATGATATTCATGTTGTCGCAAACAGACTCATTGATATATCATTGCAAGCGAGAGGTTTTGAGGTGTTTAACCTTGGTGTCAATACTTCATTAGAAGAGTTTATTGACGCTGTCGTCGAAACAGATGCAGACATACTGCTTATCTCTTCACTCAACGGTGAAGCGGAGGGCTGGTGCCGAGACTTACAATTTTTACGCTCCGAATATGATCTCAAAGATGTTATTTTTGTGATCGGTGGCAATCTTGCAGTAGGCGAAGCGGCGCAAAGCGATATTGTTCCCAAGTATAAATCGTATGGGTTTGATCTTGTTTTTCATCAAATTGATCTGAATACGGGACTTGATGAGATAGAGCGTTTTGTAAAGGAGCGAGCATGA
- the htpG gene encoding molecular chaperone HtpG, whose product MSKHQFQTEVTQLLDLMIHSLYSNKEIFLRELISNASDALDKLNYLTLTDDTYKALSYVPRIDIAINKEAKTLTLSDSGIGMNEEDLVENLGTIAKSGTKSFLQNLSGDKKKDSSLIGQFGVGFYSAFMVANKIEVVSRKAGEEKAYMWSSEAGAEYDIAEVTKESHGTSITLYLKDDEDEFLEFYRIQSVIKKYSNHIPFPIFMDKEVKEYDDEGKEKSAELKNEQINKASALWTVAKSQIKPEEYKDFYQQISHDSTDPLLWSHTKAEGKYEYTTLFYIPSTPPMDLFRMDYKPGVKLYVKRVFITDDEKELLPTYLRFVKGIIDAEDLPLNVSREILQQNKVLETIKKASVKKILSELKSLKEKENDKYLEFYKNFGRVVKEGLYNDWDNKEALLELVLFKSSKREGLVSLKEYKEAMGEDQKSIYYITGENEKLLRNSPLIEQFKAKNIEVLLLDEEVDAIVFPMVGEYDKTPIKPVNNSDIDEEIKEDKAKVEEDEKTYKEILVKMKEILKDDTKDVKISSRLSDSPSCLVYDKNDPDFQMQQMLKQMGQDNMPAVKPILEINPEHEIFKKLSAKSDLLELNDIAFLLLDQAKLQEGMKIEDTAAFAKRLNRFIAKAL is encoded by the coding sequence ATGTCAAAACATCAATTTCAAACCGAAGTCACTCAGCTTTTAGACCTGATGATTCACTCGCTCTACTCCAACAAAGAGATCTTTTTACGTGAACTTATCTCCAATGCTTCCGATGCACTGGATAAGCTAAATTATCTCACACTCACCGATGATACATACAAAGCACTCTCGTATGTACCCCGTATTGACATCGCCATCAATAAAGAAGCTAAAACACTAACACTTAGTGACAGCGGTATTGGTATGAATGAAGAAGATTTGGTTGAAAATCTTGGAACCATCGCTAAAAGCGGTACAAAATCATTCTTGCAAAATCTCAGTGGCGACAAAAAGAAAGATTCTAGCCTCATTGGTCAATTTGGTGTTGGTTTTTACTCTGCTTTTATGGTTGCCAATAAAATCGAAGTCGTAAGCCGTAAAGCTGGCGAAGAAAAAGCCTATATGTGGAGTAGCGAAGCCGGTGCAGAGTATGACATTGCAGAAGTTACCAAAGAGAGCCACGGTACATCGATTACCCTTTATCTTAAAGATGACGAAGATGAATTTTTAGAGTTTTACCGCATTCAAAGCGTTATTAAAAAATACTCAAACCACATCCCATTCCCTATTTTTATGGATAAAGAAGTGAAAGAGTATGATGATGAAGGCAAAGAAAAAAGTGCTGAACTTAAAAATGAGCAGATCAATAAAGCCAGTGCCCTTTGGACAGTAGCAAAAAGCCAAATCAAACCCGAAGAGTACAAAGACTTTTACCAACAAATTTCTCACGATAGCACCGATCCACTTCTTTGGAGCCACACTAAGGCTGAGGGGAAATACGAGTACACAACCCTCTTCTACATCCCATCAACGCCTCCAATGGATTTGTTTAGAATGGACTATAAACCAGGTGTTAAACTCTACGTTAAACGCGTTTTCATTACCGATGATGAGAAAGAGTTGCTTCCAACTTACCTTCGTTTTGTCAAAGGTATCATCGATGCAGAAGACCTACCTCTTAACGTCAGCCGTGAGATTTTACAGCAAAATAAAGTGTTAGAGACGATTAAAAAAGCATCTGTTAAAAAAATCTTGAGTGAACTTAAATCACTCAAAGAAAAAGAGAATGATAAATACCTAGAGTTCTACAAAAACTTCGGTCGCGTTGTTAAAGAAGGACTTTACAATGACTGGGATAACAAAGAAGCGCTTCTTGAACTCGTCCTTTTTAAATCATCTAAACGTGAAGGGTTAGTTAGCCTTAAAGAGTATAAAGAGGCGATGGGAGAAGATCAAAAAAGCATCTACTACATCACCGGTGAAAATGAAAAACTCCTTCGTAATTCACCACTGATTGAGCAGTTTAAAGCAAAAAATATCGAAGTCTTACTCCTAGATGAAGAAGTGGATGCCATCGTCTTCCCAATGGTTGGTGAGTACGATAAAACACCTATCAAACCAGTGAATAACTCAGACATTGACGAAGAGATCAAAGAAGATAAAGCGAAAGTCGAAGAAGATGAGAAAACGTATAAAGAGATCTTAGTCAAAATGAAAGAAATCCTCAAAGACGATACGAAAGATGTCAAAATTTCGAGTCGTTTGAGTGACTCTCCTTCATGCCTTGTGTACGATAAAAACGACCCAGATTTCCAAATGCAACAGATGCTCAAGCAAATGGGACAAGACAATATGCCAGCCGTTAAACCTATCTTAGAGATCAATCCAGAGCATGAGATTTTCAAAAAACTTAGCGCGAAATCTGATCTTTTAGAACTTAACGACATCGCTTTCTTGCTTCTCGATCAAGCCAAACTTCAAGAGGGTATGAAGATCGAAGATACCGCAGCGTTTGCAAAACGCTTGAACCGTTTTATCGCTAAAGCACTTTAA
- a CDS encoding S41 family peptidase, translating into MKHLPFATAGFIATFLGITTFFSSTLFAADNAEGEKSRLASLAKFTRVLATIEKYYVDDIKIDDIVKKSIEGLLTNLDAHSSYLDEKHFKDLKIQTDGEFGGLGITVGQKDGALTVIAPMEGTPADKAGVKAGDIILKINKQSTLNMTIDEAVNIMRGKPGTGIELTLVREGETKPLNISIVRDIIKIESVYSKMIENENILYVRVVNFDKNIVGDVQDAITKYKGAKGIVLDLRNNPGGLLNQAVGLVDIFVDEGIIVSQKGRVESENAEYKASKSGTSTKLPLVVLVNGGSASASEIVSGSLQDHKRAIIIGEKTFGKGSVQAVLPVVDNEAIRLTIARYYLPSGRTIQAEGVTPDLVVYPGDVPHKNNEQSLKEKDLKKHLEGELKKVDENKTEVKDTKAKPKTKESSKSDKEIISQESLFKDLQLKSAVDAIKVLSIKK; encoded by the coding sequence ATGAAACATTTACCATTTGCTACGGCTGGCTTTATTGCCACGTTTTTAGGTATTACTACCTTTTTCTCTTCGACCCTCTTTGCGGCAGATAATGCTGAAGGAGAAAAGAGTCGTCTTGCTTCTTTGGCAAAATTTACACGAGTTTTGGCAACCATTGAAAAATATTATGTTGATGACATTAAAATTGATGACATCGTCAAAAAGTCTATTGAAGGACTTTTAACCAACCTCGATGCACACTCTTCGTACCTCGATGAAAAACACTTCAAAGATCTCAAAATTCAAACCGATGGTGAATTTGGTGGTCTTGGAATTACGGTTGGTCAAAAAGATGGTGCGCTCACCGTCATCGCTCCTATGGAAGGAACACCTGCGGATAAAGCTGGTGTCAAAGCAGGCGATATTATCCTCAAAATCAACAAACAATCAACCCTCAACATGACGATCGATGAAGCCGTTAACATCATGCGTGGCAAACCAGGTACGGGCATTGAGCTTACACTGGTTCGAGAAGGTGAAACAAAACCTCTTAACATTTCAATCGTGCGTGATATCATCAAAATTGAATCGGTTTATTCTAAAATGATTGAAAATGAGAATATCCTCTACGTACGTGTTGTCAACTTCGACAAGAACATTGTAGGTGATGTACAAGATGCCATTACAAAATATAAAGGTGCCAAGGGCATTGTTTTAGATCTTAGAAACAACCCTGGTGGACTTTTAAACCAAGCGGTAGGTTTAGTGGATATCTTTGTTGATGAAGGCATCATCGTCTCTCAAAAAGGACGTGTCGAATCTGAAAATGCTGAATACAAAGCAAGCAAATCTGGAACAAGCACAAAATTACCACTGGTAGTGTTGGTTAACGGTGGAAGTGCCAGTGCGAGTGAAATCGTCAGTGGCTCATTACAAGATCATAAACGTGCCATTATCATTGGTGAAAAAACCTTTGGAAAAGGAAGCGTTCAAGCAGTCCTTCCAGTCGTTGATAATGAAGCAATTCGTCTGACCATCGCTCGTTACTATCTCCCAAGTGGACGTACGATTCAAGCAGAAGGTGTAACACCTGATCTTGTTGTATATCCAGGTGATGTACCACATAAAAACAATGAACAGTCACTCAAAGAGAAAGATCTTAAAAAGCATTTAGAGGGTGAACTTAAAAAAGTAGATGAAAACAAAACTGAAGTAAAAGATACTAAAGCAAAACCAAAAACAAAAGAGTCATCAAAATCTGACAAAGAGATCATAAGTCAAGAGAGTCTTTTCAAAGACTTACAACTAAAAAGTGCTGTTGATGCTATCAAAGTACTTTCTATCAAAAAATAA
- a CDS encoding lysophospholipid acyltransferase family protein, whose protein sequence is MIEFVITVLITIVLMYAFRNHTHPIRRTWGHLQTFLMGFSIKPEGEASPTTTLLVMNHQSLVDIVALETIYPKNLCWIAKKEIEDIPLFGHIIPAPRMISIDRKDKRSIIKMIKEGKERVSEGRVLAMFPEGTRGRGDKLLKFQSGAKILAEKLELIVQPAIIVGARHVFDSKNIDAHSGEVKVIYLDPINPKEDEQWFEKMYHTMEERLALELASK, encoded by the coding sequence ATGATTGAGTTTGTCATCACAGTACTGATCACCATCGTTTTGATGTATGCTTTTCGCAACCATACGCATCCTATTAGACGTACATGGGGACACTTGCAAACTTTCTTAATGGGTTTTAGTATCAAACCAGAGGGTGAGGCAAGCCCAACAACAACGCTTTTAGTGATGAACCATCAAAGCCTTGTCGATATTGTAGCTCTAGAGACGATCTACCCTAAAAATCTCTGCTGGATTGCTAAAAAAGAGATCGAAGACATTCCTCTTTTTGGACACATTATTCCCGCTCCTCGGATGATTTCTATCGACCGCAAAGATAAACGCTCAATCATTAAGATGATTAAAGAAGGTAAAGAGCGTGTCAGTGAAGGACGCGTGCTTGCGATGTTCCCCGAAGGTACACGTGGACGTGGCGATAAACTCTTGAAATTCCAAAGTGGCGCAAAAATTTTGGCTGAAAAGTTAGAGCTTATCGTCCAACCAGCCATCATTGTAGGTGCACGTCATGTCTTTGATTCTAAAAACATTGATGCGCATAGTGGAGAAGTAAAAGTCATCTATCTTGACCCTATTAATCCTAAAGAGGATGAACAGTGGTTTGAGAAAATGTACCACACCATGGAAGAGAGATTAGCTCTCGAATTGGCTTCAAAATAA
- the purS gene encoding phosphoribosylformylglycinamidine synthase subunit PurS: MKVIVNIQLKNGVLDPQGKAVHHALASLKFNEVNEVRIGKQIILDIAESDKAKAKERVTIMCDELLANTVIEDYSIEFPTC, from the coding sequence ATGAAAGTTATTGTCAATATTCAACTCAAAAATGGCGTTTTAGATCCACAAGGAAAAGCCGTTCATCATGCACTTGCTTCTTTAAAATTTAACGAAGTGAATGAAGTGCGTATTGGAAAACAAATCATCCTTGACATTGCTGAAAGCGATAAAGCTAAAGCAAAAGAGAGAGTAACCATTATGTGTGATGAGCTTTTAGCCAATACCGTTATTGAAGACTATTCGATTGAGTTTCCAACATGCTAG
- the purC gene encoding phosphoribosylaminoimidazolesuccinocarboxamide synthase produces MNKGALLYEGKGKKLFLTDDENLLVSEFKDDLTAFNAEKKGNEAGKGALNCKISTQLFHLLEQHGIKTHLVKTLDDTNQLIKKVKIIPIEVVVRNIATGSLAKRLGIKDGTVLPFTLVEFYYKDDALGDPIINDEHCLMLNLVKSESDLEELKRLGREINSIMKSFFAERKLKLVDFKVEFGVDKDGNILLSDEISPDSCRFWDMDTNEKLDKDRFRQGLGDVKVAYEEVLKRILSH; encoded by the coding sequence GTGAATAAAGGTGCATTGTTATACGAAGGAAAAGGTAAAAAACTGTTTTTGACAGATGATGAGAATCTTTTAGTCTCAGAATTTAAAGACGACTTGACAGCATTCAATGCTGAGAAAAAAGGCAATGAAGCAGGCAAAGGTGCGCTTAACTGTAAAATCAGTACCCAACTCTTCCATCTTCTTGAACAACATGGCATTAAAACGCACTTGGTAAAAACACTTGATGATACCAACCAATTAATTAAAAAAGTAAAAATCATCCCTATTGAAGTGGTTGTTAGAAACATTGCAACAGGTTCTTTAGCAAAACGTCTTGGCATTAAAGATGGCACTGTCCTTCCATTTACACTCGTTGAGTTCTACTATAAAGATGATGCACTTGGTGATCCTATCATTAACGATGAGCACTGTTTAATGCTTAATCTTGTAAAAAGTGAATCTGATTTGGAAGAGTTAAAAAGATTGGGACGTGAAATCAATTCTATTATGAAAAGCTTCTTTGCGGAGCGTAAACTCAAACTTGTTGACTTTAAAGTTGAATTTGGTGTTGATAAAGATGGCAATATCCTTCTCTCTGATGAAATCAGCCCTGATAGCTGTCGTTTCTGGGATATGGATACCAATGAAAAACTGGATAAAGATAGATTTAGACAAGGTTTAGGTGATGTTAAAGTTGCCTATGAAGAAGTCTTAAAACGTATCCTATCTCACTAA